A window of Arcobacter acticola genomic DNA:
GGATTAGGAATTGTTTCAATACTAATGGGACCTGTTAAATGGGTTTTATTTGCTGTTGAATTAGCATTAATCTTTTTTGTTATCCCAAGAGTTAAACATACTCCAGGTGTTAACTTAGCTGTATTATTTGCTTTTACGTTTATTACAGGTTTAACAATTGCTCCTTTATTAACAGCAATTTTTGCAATGCCTAGTGGTGCTGCAATTGTAGGTCAAGCATTTTTAATGACTTCTGTTGCTTTTGGTGGGATTTCAATGTTTGCAATGACAACTAAAAGAGATTTCTCTTCTATGGGTAAATTTTTATTCATTGCTTTAATTATTATGATTGTTGCTGGTATTTCAAATATCTTCATTCAATCTTCAATGATGCAATTAGCAATCGCTAGTGGTGGTGCTTTATTATTCTCTGCTTTCATTTTATATGATACGCAACAAATAATTAAAGGGAATTACGATTCTCCTATTGAAGCTGCATTATCTTTATATTTAGATTTCTTCAATTTGTTTATATCTTTATTACAAATTTTAGGAATTATGAATAGCGATGACAAATAACAAAACTAACTCTTTTTAGAGTTAGTTTTAACTATATCATATGAATCAATCTTACTTAAGACTTATCGATGCTAATCTAAACAGACTACGTGAAGGAATTCGTGTTGTTGAAGATATATTTAGATACGTATATAACGATAAACAAACTGCCCTTAAACTAAAAGAGCTTAGACATAAAGCTAGAACTAATAACTACAATGAATTACTAGAAACAAGAGATGTTAAAAATGATGTTTTACGAGCTTCAATTAAAAGTGAACAAAATAGAAGTGATATGAACTCAATATTAATTGCTAATTTTAAAAGAGCTCAAGAGAGTTCACGAGTTTTGGAAGAGTTTTGTAAACTAATATCTATAGAAGATAGTGAAACCTTTAAATATATTAGATATGAGCTTTATAACTTAGAGATTGTTTTAACAAAAATTACTTCAAATTCCAAATAATTTAAATCATACTCTTTATATAATTTTTTTGCATTTTTAAATTCTAAAGTTGCACTTGCACCACTTACACCTGATTTTTTTATATAATCAAATAGATCTTTTTTATTATCAAACTCTAATTTATACATAATTGTTTCAAATTCACATTTAAAATATTTACTAAAAGCTTCTTTTATTGATATTTCATCTAAGATTGGAGATTTTGTATTTGTAATTTCTTGTATTTTATTAAAAGTATTAGAAGTAAATAAAACTGCATTTATTTCTTTTGAAATCATTGATAATTGTTTTATGATTTTTGATAAATCTTTTGACCATTGTAAAGCTGATGAAGATAATATTATGTCATATGAATCATTTTTAATTTCATCTAAAAATTCTTGTGTATCAAAATCAAAGCACTTTACTTCGATATTTTTACCTTTTGGATGAAGTTCACACATTGAAGCTGAAAAATCAATTGCTTTATAATATTCAATATCCCATGAAATGTTATTATAAACTTGTCCTGAGCCACAACCTAATTCTAGAATTCTTTTTGCTTGTGTTTTTAACTCTCTAACTAATGACTTTGCAACAATTTGTTGAATGATATTATGATTTTTATATTGCTTCGCGTATTTTGAAAACTGATTCTTAACTGACAAGTTTACTCTTTATAAATGGCTTAAAATAAGGTTTAACATTTATTTTAACTTATTTTTAATAAGTTTTAGATAAAATAGCTACCATTTTTTAAAAAGGAAATAGATAATGACATCTACACTTTTAATCGTTCAGTTTGCTTTAGCAATTGTAATAACAATAATCATCTTACTTCAAAAAAGTTCAAGCATAGGTCTTGGTGCATATAGTGGAAGTAATGATTCTTTATTTGGTGCTAAAGGTCCGGCAAACTTCTTAACAAAAGCTACAATGGCTTTAGGATTAGTGTTTGTAATAAACACTGTTGCACTTGGTTATTTATATAATCAAGAAAGAAATAAAAGTGCTGTTGATTCAATAAAAACAGACTCTTTAATTCCTGCAACTCCTATTACTCAAACTGAACCAGCTGCTCCTGCTGCTCCAATAGCGATTCCAGTTCCAGCAGTTCCTGAAAATAAATAAGAAACAAAAGAGTAAGAAAATATGAAGTATTTCTTACTTATTTGTCTTAGCTATTTTTATGTTCAAGCTAATTCACATATTTTTGTATATCATCGTTTCGGAGATGAAAAACATCACAGTACAAATACGACTTTAAAAGAGTTAGAAAAAGAGTTTGAATACTTTAAATCTAATAACTATAAAGTTGTAACTGTTTCACAAATATCAGAAAAACTAAAAAATGGTGAAGAAATACCTGATAACTGGATAGCTTTTAGCATTGATGATGCATATAAAAGTTTTTATACTAATGCTATCGAAATATTCAAAAAATATAACTACCCTTTTTCACTTTATGTTTATGTTGAAGCTACTGAAAAAAAATATCCTGATTTTATGACTTGGGAAGAAATAAAAGATGCATCTAAATATGGTGAAATATCTTTACACTCTTATGGACATAAACACCTAACAAAATTATCAGATGATAAAATTTTTGAAGATACAAAAAAAGCTTACGATATCTTTGTTGAAAAATTAGGATTTAAACCTAAGGGATATACTTATCCTTATGGGGAATATGATCAAAGAGTAAAAGAAGTAGTCAAAAGATTTAATTTTGAATATATAGCAAATCAAAATAATGGTTCTGTAAATAATAAAAGTGATATTTATGACTTAAATAGAATTGCACTTGTTGGTGATGTTAATTTAGAAGAAAAGTTAAAATACAATACATTAGAAGCTACTTGGATAGAACCCAAAGTTTATCCAAAAGACGGTAGGCTAAAACATGTGAAAGTTCAAGTTGATCCTGGTATAAAAAATGCAAAATTATTTATATCAAGCTATGGTTGGCAGGATATCAAAGTTAAAAATGGTATAATTGACATCAAATTAGATAAAAAACTAAATTTAAATAGAAATAGAGTAGCCATTAGTACTGATTACTATACTATTTCAAATAAACTATTAATCAAATAAAAGGAGAAAATATATGTTAGAAGAAATATATGCTCAAACTAAAGATCATATGGAAAAGTCTATCGAGGCGTTAAAAAAAGATTACAAATCTTTAAGAACTGGAAAAGTTAACCCAAATATCTTAGATGGTGTTAGAGTTGATTATTACGGAACACCAACTGAATTAAGTCAAGTAGGTTCTGTTTTATCTCCTGATGCAACTACAATTGTAATTAACCCATGGGAAAAAAATCTTTTAGGTCCTATTGATAAAGCTCTTCAAGCTGCGAACATTGGTGTTAATCCAAATAATGATGGTGAAGTAATCAAATTATTTTTCCCTCCAATGACTGTTGATCAAAGACAAAATACTGCTAAACAAGCAAAAGTTATGACTGATAATGCAAAAGTTGCAATTAGAAATATTAGACAAAATTCTAATACAAAAGTAAAAAATCTTTTAAAAGATAAAGAAATTACTGATGATGAGAGTAAAAGAGCTCAAGATGAAATCCAAAAGATAACTGATTCTTATGTTGTTAAAGCTGATGAAACTTTAAAAGCAAAAGAAAAAGATATTTTAACGGTTTGATGATGAACGTAGCACAAATATATAAAGATGCGCAAGCATTATTAGAAGGTCACTTCAAATTAAGTAGTGGAAATCACTCTAAATTTTATTTACAATCAGCAAAAGTTTTAGAAGACCCTAAAACTGCTAAATTATTAGCTGAAGCCTTAGCTGCTCAAATCAAAGAAGCTGGTATCAAAGTTGATGCTGTTTGTTCACCTGCACTTGGTGGATTAATAGCTGGATTTGCACTTGCAACTGCTTTAGATGTAAGATTTATTTTTGCAGAGAGAGTTGAAGGTGAAATGTCAATTAGAAGAGGCTTTGAAGTTAAAGATGGTGAAAACTATATTATCTGTGAAGATATTATAACAACAGGTGGAAGTGCTCTTGAAGCTGCTAAGCAAGTTGAAAATGCAGGTGGAAACATCGTAGCATATGCAGCACTTGCAAACAGAGGATTCTGTTCAAGAGTTGGAAGTGATATTGAAGCTAAAGATAATTGTAAACTACCGCTTAATAAACCACTTTTTGCACTTGATGATTTTACATTTGAGATGTATTCACCTGAAGATTGTCCTATGTGCAAAGAAGGAAGTATTGCTTATAAACCTGGATCAAGAGGAAACTAATGTCTAAATGGAGAGATGTAAAACAAAATAGAGTACAAAACAAAGTAGTTAATGACTCTAAAGTAAAATCACCAAAAAGTGATTTAGCATCTCTTGGCTTACGATTAAAAGCTTTTCTTACAGATACTTTTTTAATCACCACTCCTATACTTTATATAGTTATATATTTAATTATGGGAAGTGGTGAAGACTTTGCTCAAAATAGATCTTTGGGTTGGGGAATTATTTTTGCTGTTCATGCGAGTATAATTTTAATTTTTTGGTTAAAAAATGGACAAACTCCAGGGCTTAGAGCCTATGAAATAAAATTAGTAGATAGTATTACTAAACAAAGAGTATCTGTTATTCAAGTTTTAATTAGATATGTAACTACTTTATTTGCAGTTGTTTCTATTTTCCTACTATTTTTGCCTTTTTTTAATAAAGATAAAAAAACTATTCAAGATATATTTTCAAACACAATTATCATCAATGATAAATGATGTTCTTTTTTAATCTCTCTGCATTTTATTTTTTTTACTTTGCAGCTGTTGGTGTATATATAATATTTTTACCAAAGGTACTTCACGATATTGGTTACAGTACTTTTGATATAGGTATAGTTTTTGCTCTTGCACCACTTATGAGATTTATAACTCCATTTTTATTTCTAAAACATGTTAAACTTGATCAAAATATGTTTAAATCTGCCCTATTCTTATCTGTGATTTCATCAGCATTATTTTATTTAACAATTGATAATTTTTATTTATTTGTAATTAACAATGCATTATTAGGAGCTTGTTTATCATTAATTTTACCATATCTTGAAGTAACAGCAATTTCTACTTTAGGAAAAGAAAAATATGGAAAATCTAGACTTTACGGCTCAATTGGATTTATGTTTATTTCTTTGGTTTTAGCAAAATTCCTATCAGAACCATATATTGCGATTCACTATTACTTATTTTTAAATGTTGCTACAGTTACTTTTGCATTACTTTTATTAAAATTTGATGTTGAGCATAAAATAACACAAGAAAAAGAATCTTTTTCATTTTTTAAATATTGGCCTTTTTGGTTAAGTTTATTTTTTATGCAAATGAGTTTTGGAGGTTTTTATAATTTCTTCACTATTTATGAAACTGCACATGGTATAAGCCTGGAGATGACTTCTTATCTTTGGTCATTTGGTGTTATATGTGAGATCTTGGTTTTTTATTTTCAAGCACCACTTTTAAAAAATAATCTTCTTACAATAATAAAAATTTGTGTTGCAATAACTGTAGGTCGATGGCTTTTGTTGTATATTTATCCAGACTCTTTAACTGTGACATTTTTTACTCAATCACTTCATGCATTTTCATTTGGACTTTATCACAGTTCTGTAATTATTTATCTATATACTTTATATGAAAATAAAAAATTAGCACAACAGTTTATGTATGGAGTTGCCTATGGACTGGGTGGTTTTATAGGTGCTTTAGTTGCAGGAGCTGTTTATGGAGAATACCTATTCTTATATAGTGCCTTATTTTCTTTGATTTCTTTGATTACTTTATTTTTTGTAAGGAAAAATCAAATTTTGTAGTATAATTCGAAAAATTTATACAATATAAAAAGGATGCCAGCAATTGCCAGCAAAACACTACTCTTCAATTTTTAGAGAGATTAATAGTTGTAAATTCCTAAAAATTCAATCCCTTACTTTATTTATTATAACTTATGTTGATTGGACTTTAATTCCTTTTGTAACTAAATTTGAAGGTACTTATTTGCCTGTATTTATGATTAGTTTTTATATGCTTATTGGCGCACTTGATGGTTTTATTCAACCCTTATTTAAAAATATAAGAATTCATAATATTTATTTATTTGCAATATTCTTAGATATTTTCCAAATTTTTTCATATCTTGTATTCTCTTTTTCAGTTATAGCTTTTACATATGTAATATTAACTGTATTTACAATTCAAGGAATAACATTTGAAATAGCAAGAATTCATACAGTTGATTTTATGCAAGATGAGAAAGTCCAACTAAAAGACTATTTAATGATTAGATCATTAATGATTTCAGCGGCAATTGTATCTGGAAGTATAAGTTCTATGATATTTGATTACTTTAGTGTTAATCTAAATTACTTATTTGTATTCCTATCAATTGTTGGTATTATAGGAATATATTTTCAAATAATTCTATATAAGAAATTTAAAAAGAAAGTAAATACATCTGAAGTTATTGTAGAAATTGATAAAAAAGAACTTTTTGAAAAATTTAGAGTTTAACTAAATTTTTCATACTATATAAAAAAGGAAAACAAATGAAATTAATATTTTTAATACTATTTTTAATATCAAACTCTTTTGCTATTGCAATTGACAAAAGTTGGTATGAAGATACAAATGAAAATCTTACGAAAATTTATGATGAGCAAGCAAATAGAATAAGCTTAATTAAAAATACTGCAGTGAATGAAGAAAAGGAACAAATTGATTATCAATTGTTACTATTGAAAAAACTTCAAACTCTAATAAAACAAGATGATACATTCGCTTTTCCTGAAACAATAGAAATAAATTCAATAGATTCTTATATAAAGAAAGTAAAAGAATATATAAAAATTGATTTAGAATATAATAATAAACAAAATGAGTTTAATGATACCTCAAAAAAGATTGAGGTTTTAATTGAACAAATAAGTAAATATACAGATAAGAACGAAGTTCAAGCAGTAAATGCTCAATTACTTTTTGCTTTTTATACTTTGAAAAATAAAAACAATAAAATTGCCATTGATGCTTATGCTGAATATCAAAAAAGATTCAAAAAAAGATTATTAGAAAGTATTGATAGTTTAAAGATTGAAACAAATGAAGAATTAACTACAGAGATTCAAAAAATACAAAGTAATTATGAACAAACTATAAAAGATCAGAAAAAAATACTATTAGCTTTAGACAAAGCAATAATTAGTGAAAATACAAGTAAAATAGAATCTCTTAATAATAATATTGAAGAGTTAAAAAGTGATAAAAATAAAATAGTTGAGACTTTAATTTATTTAAAAGTTGAAGAACTATTACCATATTTAAAAAATAAAAAATCACAGTATTTTGATTTAAGTAAAAATCTACAAACTTTTAATATAGATAATGGTTCAAATTATGATTCATTAGTAGAATTATTTAAATACTTATCAAGAGAACGTATTGGTGTTGCAAAAAGTACCTTTGCAGATACGAAAGAGAGTTTTCTAGATATTCTAAAATATGGTTGGACTGAAATAAATAATCCTTTAATTCCAATAGGAGATGGAGTATCAATTTTAGCTGTTATTAAATTCTTCTTGATCTTTATTTTTGGATTTACTATTGCAATTTTCTATAAAAGAAAAATATCAAATGCCGCAGGATATTTAAAAAATAGTTCACCTGCTACAAAAACAATGCTTGCAAATTTAGGATATTACTTCCTTGTAATCCTAACATTTGTATTTGCATTGAACTCTGTTGGAATTGACTTATCTTCTCTTACAATTCTAGTTGGGGCATTATCAGTTGGTATTGGTTTTGGTTTACAAAATATTGTATCAAACTTTATTTCTGGAATTATTCTTATTTTTGAGAAATCTATTCAAGTTGGAAATATCATAGAAATAAGTGATCAGTTTAGAGGAAGAGTAACTCAAATAAATATGAGAAGTAGTGTTATTAATACTTTCGATAACATTGATATTATTATTCCAAACTCTACTTTAATGCAAAACAATGTGATTAACCTTACATTTTCTGATGATATTAGAAGATTGCATGTACCCTTTGGAGTAGCTTATGGAACAAGTTCTGATTTAGTAATTGATGTTATATTACAGGCTTTATCAGAATCTGATTTAGTTTATATAAAAGATGATGATAGCAAACAGCCAAAAGTTTGGATGACTGGAATGGGAGCTTCTAGTGTTGATTTTAAACTATTAGTTTGGATAAATGCAAATACAAATAAGTTAGGTGTAGATTCATCAAATATGTCTGATTTTTTAATTTTTATTTATAAAACATTACAAAAAAACAATATAGAAATACCATTCCCACAACTTGATTTAAATATAAAGAAACCATTAGCTGAGATACTTTGAAATACTTTGCCTATTCTTTTCTTATAACTTTTATAGCATTAGGATATATGGCATTCTTAGGCTTTACACAAGGAGGTTTAGAGTCGTCTCTAGATTTCCTATGGCTAACACTTGTTTTAATCCTTATGGAGATATCTCTCTCTTTTGATAATGCTATTGTAAATGCATCTATATTAAAAAATTGGAATGCTTTTTGGAAAAAGATATTTTTAACAGTTGGTATATTAATTGCTGTATTTGGAATGCGACTTTTATTTCCATTATTAATAGTTGCTTTTACTACAAATTTATCCATAATCGAAGTATGGTCTCTTGCATTAAATGATCCCGAACAGTATTCTCAAAAGCTAGTTTCTCATCACGTAGAAGTTTCAGCATTTGGTAGTATGTTTTTACTTCTTGTTTTTCTAAATTTTTTGTTTGATGATGGAAGAAAGATTTATTGGATAGGTAGGTTTGAGCAAAAACTTGCAAACTTTGGTAAAACAAAATTTATATCTTATCTTGTCTCTTTAATCTCATTATTTTCTTTTTCACTTATTATTGAAGATGCAAGAATGATGGACTTTATAATCGCTGGACTTTGGGGAATTGGTGTTTATTTAACAATCCATTTAATGACTCATTTCTTAGAAAACAGTGGTGAGAATCTTAAAGACCTCATAAAATCAGGTAGTATTGCTGGATTTATATATCTTGAAATTCTTGATGCTTCTTTTTCTTTTGATGGAGTAATTGGAGCATTTGCTATAACAAAAGATATTATCATTATTATGGTAGGACTTGGAGTTGGAGCGATGTTTGTCAGATCTATGACTATCTACTTAGTTGAAAAAGGAACTTTAAATGAGTATGTTTTTTTAGAACATGGAGCACATTATGCAATTGGTATTTTAGCTTTTATTATGCTTTTAAATATAAAATACCATATTCCTGAAGCGATAACTGGACTTATTGGTATTTCATTTATTTTATTGTCTTTATACTCTTCAATTAAATATAATAAGAGATAAGCTCTCTTATTATAATAAAATTATTGTTGCAAGTCCTAAGAAACTAAAAAAACCAACTACATCTGTCACAGTTGTTAAAATTACTGTTGAACCAATAGCTGGATCGATTCCTTTTTTTTGTAAAATAATAGGAATAACTGCACCGAAAAATCCAGCACTAAATAGATTTATAATCATTGATATAGCAATTACTACACCTAATAAAGGTATGTTAAACCAAAGATAGGCAACTACTCCTATAACTGCTGCAAATAGTAATCCATTTACAATTGAAATCATAACCTCTTTATATATAATCTTTTTTGCATCTTGATAATCTATCTCACCTAAAGCCATTTGTCGCACTGTTACTGTTAGAGTTTGTGTTCCTGCATTTCCACCCATTGAAGCAACAATCGGCATTAAAACTGCAAGTGCTACAAAAGATTGAATAGTTGCATCAAATAAACCAATAACTAAAGAAGCTAAAACAGCAGTAATTAGGTTTATACCAAGCCACATAGCTCTATTTCTTCCAATTAAATAAATACTCTCTTCATGCTCAGCATCATCACTAACCCCAGCAAGTGAGTATAGTTGTTTTGTATCTATTTGTTGAATAATATCATGGATATCATCATGTGTTATTCTTCCAAGTAATTTATTATTACTATCAACAACGGCTAAGGCACTTAAATTATAGTTTGTAAACAT
This region includes:
- a CDS encoding mechanosensitive ion channel family protein — translated: MKLIFLILFLISNSFAIAIDKSWYEDTNENLTKIYDEQANRISLIKNTAVNEEKEQIDYQLLLLKKLQTLIKQDDTFAFPETIEINSIDSYIKKVKEYIKIDLEYNNKQNEFNDTSKKIEVLIEQISKYTDKNEVQAVNAQLLFAFYTLKNKNNKIAIDAYAEYQKRFKKRLLESIDSLKIETNEELTTEIQKIQSNYEQTIKDQKKILLALDKAIISENTSKIESLNNNIEELKSDKNKIVETLIYLKVEELLPYLKNKKSQYFDLSKNLQTFNIDNGSNYDSLVELFKYLSRERIGVAKSTFADTKESFLDILKYGWTEINNPLIPIGDGVSILAVIKFFLIFIFGFTIAIFYKRKISNAAGYLKNSSPATKTMLANLGYYFLVILTFVFALNSVGIDLSSLTILVGALSVGIGFGLQNIVSNFISGIILIFEKSIQVGNIIEISDQFRGRVTQINMRSSVINTFDNIDIIIPNSTLMQNNVINLTFSDDIRRLHVPFGVAYGTSSDLVIDVILQALSESDLVYIKDDDSKQPKVWMTGMGASSVDFKLLVWINANTNKLGVDSSNMSDFLIFIYKTLQKNNIEIPFPQLDLNIKKPLAEIL
- a CDS encoding methyltransferase, yielding MSVKNQFSKYAKQYKNHNIIQQIVAKSLVRELKTQAKRILELGCGSGQVYNNISWDIEYYKAIDFSASMCELHPKGKNIEVKCFDFDTQEFLDEIKNDSYDIILSSSALQWSKDLSKIIKQLSMISKEINAVLFTSNTFNKIQEITNTKSPILDEISIKEAFSKYFKCEFETIMYKLEFDNKKDLFDYIKKSGVSGASATLEFKNAKKLYKEYDLNYLEFEVIFVKTISKL
- the pyrE gene encoding orotate phosphoribosyltransferase, which gives rise to MNVAQIYKDAQALLEGHFKLSSGNHSKFYLQSAKVLEDPKTAKLLAEALAAQIKEAGIKVDAVCSPALGGLIAGFALATALDVRFIFAERVEGEMSIRRGFEVKDGENYIICEDIITTGGSALEAAKQVENAGGNIVAYAALANRGFCSRVGSDIEAKDNCKLPLNKPLFALDDFTFEMYSPEDCPMCKEGSIAYKPGSRGN
- the secG gene encoding preprotein translocase subunit SecG, with the translated sequence MTSTLLIVQFALAIVITIIILLQKSSSIGLGAYSGSNDSLFGAKGPANFLTKATMALGLVFVINTVALGYLYNQERNKSAVDSIKTDSLIPATPITQTEPAAPAAPIAIPVPAVPENK
- the frr gene encoding ribosome recycling factor codes for the protein MLEEIYAQTKDHMEKSIEALKKDYKSLRTGKVNPNILDGVRVDYYGTPTELSQVGSVLSPDATTIVINPWEKNLLGPIDKALQAANIGVNPNNDGEVIKLFFPPMTVDQRQNTAKQAKVMTDNAKVAIRNIRQNSNTKVKNLLKDKEITDDESKRAQDEIQKITDSYVVKADETLKAKEKDILTV
- a CDS encoding MFS transporter gives rise to the protein MFFFNLSAFYFFYFAAVGVYIIFLPKVLHDIGYSTFDIGIVFALAPLMRFITPFLFLKHVKLDQNMFKSALFLSVISSALFYLTIDNFYLFVINNALLGACLSLILPYLEVTAISTLGKEKYGKSRLYGSIGFMFISLVLAKFLSEPYIAIHYYLFLNVATVTFALLLLKFDVEHKITQEKESFSFFKYWPFWLSLFFMQMSFGGFYNFFTIYETAHGISLEMTSYLWSFGVICEILVFYFQAPLLKNNLLTIIKICVAITVGRWLLLYIYPDSLTVTFFTQSLHAFSFGLYHSSVIIYLYTLYENKKLAQQFMYGVAYGLGGFIGALVAGAVYGEYLFLYSALFSLISLITLFFVRKNQIL
- a CDS encoding DUF475 domain-containing protein, with the protein product MAFLGFTQGGLESSLDFLWLTLVLILMEISLSFDNAIVNASILKNWNAFWKKIFLTVGILIAVFGMRLLFPLLIVAFTTNLSIIEVWSLALNDPEQYSQKLVSHHVEVSAFGSMFLLLVFLNFLFDDGRKIYWIGRFEQKLANFGKTKFISYLVSLISLFSFSLIIEDARMMDFIIAGLWGIGVYLTIHLMTHFLENSGENLKDLIKSGSIAGFIYLEILDASFSFDGVIGAFAITKDIIIIMVGLGVGAMFVRSMTIYLVEKGTLNEYVFLEHGAHYAIGILAFIMLLNIKYHIPEAITGLIGISFILLSLYSSIKYNKR
- a CDS encoding polysaccharide deacetylase family protein, with product MKYFLLICLSYFYVQANSHIFVYHRFGDEKHHSTNTTLKELEKEFEYFKSNNYKVVTVSQISEKLKNGEEIPDNWIAFSIDDAYKSFYTNAIEIFKKYNYPFSLYVYVEATEKKYPDFMTWEEIKDASKYGEISLHSYGHKHLTKLSDDKIFEDTKKAYDIFVEKLGFKPKGYTYPYGEYDQRVKEVVKRFNFEYIANQNNGSVNNKSDIYDLNRIALVGDVNLEEKLKYNTLEATWIEPKVYPKDGRLKHVKVQVDPGIKNAKLFISSYGWQDIKVKNGIIDIKLDKKLNLNRNRVAISTDYYTISNKLLIK
- the mgtE gene encoding magnesium transporter; this translates as MIDTEETIISREYFLGIIADFKNDEFERHPYDLAQELVELRETNEDDYEYICKKMPSELLAQILCEMPNYVQEEISDVLSDKKIANITSKMDSDDASMLIYNISQNDEEAAETILSQLNEEDKKTIKHLNSYEEDEAGAYMQNELFKVSLDENIGDSLKRLKQLKEDDILDNIFHAHIVTVDNEYIGSIGLEELILFDYTLKYADLPEEKFTNYSLNDKEDIEDAVDMFTNYNLSALAVVDSNNKLLGRITHDDIHDIIQQIDTKQLYSLAGVSDDAEHEESIYLIGRNRAMWLGINLITAVLASLVIGLFDATIQSFVALAVLMPIVASMGGNAGTQTLTVTVRQMALGEIDYQDAKKIIYKEVMISIVNGLLFAAVIGVVAYLWFNIPLLGVVIAISMIINLFSAGFFGAVIPIILQKKGIDPAIGSTVILTTVTDVVGFFSFLGLATIILL
- a CDS encoding RDD family protein, whose amino-acid sequence is MSKWRDVKQNRVQNKVVNDSKVKSPKSDLASLGLRLKAFLTDTFLITTPILYIVIYLIMGSGEDFAQNRSLGWGIIFAVHASIILIFWLKNGQTPGLRAYEIKLVDSITKQRVSVIQVLIRYVTTLFAVVSIFLLFLPFFNKDKKTIQDIFSNTIIINDK
- a CDS encoding thiamine-phosphate pyrophosphorylase yields the protein MNQSYLRLIDANLNRLREGIRVVEDIFRYVYNDKQTALKLKELRHKARTNNYNELLETRDVKNDVLRASIKSEQNRSDMNSILIANFKRAQESSRVLEEFCKLISIEDSETFKYIRYELYNLEIVLTKITSNSK
- a CDS encoding Bax inhibitor-1/YccA family protein, with product MYNRDYLSNQSTQYTQESSQAQLMSFLKATYQLFAGSLLAATAGAYIGLGIVSILMGPVKWVLFAVELALIFFVIPRVKHTPGVNLAVLFAFTFITGLTIAPLLTAIFAMPSGAAIVGQAFLMTSVAFGGISMFAMTTKRDFSSMGKFLFIALIIMIVAGISNIFIQSSMMQLAIASGGALLFSAFILYDTQQIIKGNYDSPIEAALSLYLDFFNLFISLLQILGIMNSDDK